GAACATCGTGCCCTGGCACTTCGACAAGCACTACTGGGCGTCCTCGTCGTCGGAGGACATGCTCACCGCGTTCATCCCGTTCCACGACTGCGGCCCGGAGATGGGCACCATCACCATGGTCGACGGCTCGCACCGGTGGCGGGAGATCGGCGCGGACGACACGGTGGTGCGGCACTTCGCCGACCGGGACCGCGACCAGCTCGAGGCGATGCTCGCGGAGAACGCGGCGTACAACGACGCCGAGATCCGCAAGGTCCCGATGGTGATCCCGAAGGGGCACATGAGCTTCCACCACTGCCGCACCTACCACGGCAGCGGCGCGAACGTCAGCGGGCGGCCCCGGCGGGCCGTCTCGCTGCACCTGCAGGACGGCGCGAACGCCTGGCGGGAGTATCCGCTCTCCGACGGCACGCTCGCCGCGTACAACCACGACGTGCTGGTCCGCCGCACCCACGAGGGTTGGCCGGACTACGCGGACCCCGACTACTGCCCGGTCATCTGGCGCGACCGCGCCCAGCAGGGAGGCTGACAATGTCACGGTACGACTGGGGAAAGACGCACCCGGGCATCGAGCGGCTGGAGCGGGCGGTGACCGAGCGCCGCGACGTGGTGGTCAAGCACCCGCTCTACGCCAACCTGGACACCCACGAGGCGCTCGTCACGTTCATGGAGCACCACGTCTTCGCGGTCTGGGACTTCATGTCCCTGCTGAAGTCGCTGCAACGCCAGCTCACCTGCGTCACCGTGCCGTGGATCCCGACCGGCCCGACCGGCAGCCGCCGCCTGATCAACGACATCGTGATGGTGGAGGAGAGCGACGAGCTGGGCACCGGCTACATCAGCCACTTCGAGCTGTACGTCAACGGCATGACCGAGGCCGGCGCCGACACCACCGCCGTGAACAGCCTGGTCGACCTGCTGCGCGCCGGCCGCCCGGTCGGCGAGGCGCTCGGCGCGGCCGGCGTGCCGGCGGCCTCGGCCGCGTTCGCCGGCACCACCTGGCGGATCATCGAGACCACGCCGGTGCACTGCCAGGCGGCGGCGTTCGCGTTCGGCCGGGAAGACCTCATCCCGGAGATGTTCACCCAGGTCGTCGCCGTCAACGAGCGCAGCAACCGGCTCAACACGTTCGTCGACTACCTGGAGCGGCACATCGAGGTCGACGGCGAGCAGCACACGCCGATGGCCATGCAGATGCTCGCCGACCTGTGCGGCGACGACGACACGAAGTGGCAGGAATGCGCGGACACGGTGAACGACGCGCTCGCCGCCCGCGCCCGCCTCTGGGACGACATCCTCGCCGCGATCAAGGAGGGCCGTCCGGCGTGACCGGATCCGACCCGGTCGCGCTCTACCGGACGGTCCGGCTGATCCGCCGCTTCGAGGAGCGCGCGATCGAGCTGGTCGACGCCGGGGAGATCGTCGGCGGCATCCACCCGTACCTGGGTCAGGAGGGGATCGCCGCCGGGGTCTGCGCGGCGCTGCGCGCCGACGACCTGGTCACCGGCACCCACCGGGGGCACGGCCACGTGCTCGCCAAGGGCGCCGACCCGGCCCGGATGCTCGCCGAGCTGTGCGGCCGGGTCACCGGGCTCAACCGGGGCCGGGGCGGATCGATGCACGCCGCCGACTTCGGCGTCGGGGTGCTCGGCGCCAACGCCATCGTCGGGGCCGCCGGCGCGATCCTCACCGGTGCGGTGTGGGAGCGCCGGCGGCGCGGCGCCGACGTGGTCGGCGCGACGTTCTTCGGCGACGGCGCGGTCAACGAGGGGATGCTGCTGGAGGCGTTCAACCTGGCCGCCCTCTGGCGGGTGCCGGTGCTGTTCGTCTGCGAGAACAACGGCTACGCCACCACCATGCCGGTCGCCGGCGCGGTCGCCGGCACCATCGCCGGGCGGGCCGCCGCGTTCGGCCTGCCGGCGACCGCCGTCGACGGTCAGGACCCGGAGACGGTACGCGCGGCGAGCGCCGCCGCCGTCGCGCGGATGCGCGCCGGCGGCGGCCCGGAGCTGGTCGAGGCGCACACCTACCGGTTCGACGCCCACCACACCTTCGAACACCGGGTACGCCTCGACTACCGTCCGCCGGAGGAGGTGGCCGAAGGACGCTCCCGCGACCCGGTCGACATCCAGGGCGCCCGGCTCGACCCGGCGGTGCGGGCCGAGGTCGACGCGACAGTCGAGGCGGTCCTGGCCGCCGCCGTCGACTTCGCGCTCGCCGGCCCGCACCCCGACCCGGCGACCGCCCTGGACCACCTGTACGCCAGTGGGCTCACCGCCCGGACCGGAGGTGGCTGATGCCCCGGCTCTCCTACCGTCGGGCGCTCACCCGGGCGCTCGCGGACGAGATGACCCGCGACGAGTCGGTGCTGGTGCTCGGCGAGGACATCCGGGTGGCCGCCGCGAACGTCACCACCGGCCTGCTGAAGAAGTTCGGCCCGGAGCGGGTCCGGGACACCCCGCTGTCCGAGCAGGCGTTCACCAGCTTCGCCACCGGGGCGGCGCTGGCCGGGGCCCGCCCGGTGGTGGAGTTCCAGATCCCGTCGCTGCTGTTCCTGGTCTTCGAGCAGATCGTCAACCACGCGCACAAGTTCCCGCTGATGACCGGCGGCCAGTGCGCGGTGCCGGTCACCTACCTGGTGCCCGGTTCCGGCTCCCGCACCGGCTGGGCCGGGCAGCACTCCGACCACCCGTACGCGCTGTTCGCCCACGCCGGGGTGACCACCGTGGTGCCGGCCACCCCGGCCGACGCGTACGGGCTGCTGGTCTCCGCGATCCGCTGCGACGACCCGGTGGTGGTGTTCGCCCCGGCCGGGGCGCTGGACCTGCGGGAGGACGTGACCGACCCGGCGCCGGTGCCGCTGGGCCGGGGCGTGGTGCGCCGGCCGGGCGACGACGTCACGGTGGTCGCGGTCGGGCACCTGGTGCACGACGCGCTCGCGGTCGCCGACGAGCTGGCCGACCAGGCGTCGGTGGAGGTCTTCGACCCGCGCACGGTGTACCCGTTCGACTGGGACGGGCTTGTCGACTCGGTGCGCCGCACCGGGCGACTCGTCGTGGTCGACGACGGCAACCGCTCCTGCGGGATCGCCGGGGAGATCATCGCGACCGTGGTGGAGCGGGTCCGGCTGGCCGCCCCGCCCCGGCGTGTCACCCGCCCCGACGGCGCGGTGCTGCCCTTCGCGCCGGCCCTGGACCGGGCCGTGCAGCCGGGCCGGGACCAGCTCACCGCCGCCATCCAACTGACCCTCAAGGACTGATGACCGATGGACCCGAACTATCCGTGGCCGCCGCTGCACCAGGCGTGGACCGACCTGCCCGAGCCCACCCGCGCCGCGATGGTGACGGCCGGCGCCGGCGCCTGGGAGGAGATCTTCCACGGCCGGGCCACCTACAACAAACAGTGGCGGCTGGCCCGCCCGCCGGTGCTCGCCGCGGACGCCTTCCGCGAGCTGAACGAGGTCTGCGACCGGATCGCGCAGCTCATCCTGGAGGCGTGCCAGCGGCGGGCCCGCACCGCAGGTGAGCTGCGCCGGCTGCTGGACGTGCCGGAGGGGGAGACCCGGCTGTTGGACCCGGACGAGGTGCTGCACGACGGGCTGCTCGCCGCGTACCGGCCGGACGTGCTGTTCTCCGGCGGCGTGCCGTGCATCGTGGAGTACAACATCGACAGCAGCCTCGGCGGCGGCTTCGACGCCGACACCGTGATCCAGCGGTACGCGGACCTGTACCGCGCGCACGGCCTGCTCGACCGGACCCGGCCCGCGCCGTCCCTGCTGGACCAGCGGTTCGTCGCCATCCGGGACACCCTCGGCCTGGGCGACGGCGCACGGGTGGCGCTGCTGATGGACTTCGAGGCGGAATATCCGGGGCTGGACGACCCGGAGACGTTCATCCGGATCCTGTCCCCGCTGGCGGACCAGGCCCGGCGGTTCGGCATCGACCTGGTCATCGCGCCGGTCGCCGCCGCCACGCTGGACGGGACGAGCCGGCTCGTGGTCGGCGGCGCCCCGGTGGACGCGTTGTTCCGGCTCTTCGTCCCGAACCGGGTCACCCCGAGCGCCGGCCTGGACGCGGTGGCCGGCGCGCTCGCCGCCGGCACGCTGCCGATGTTCGTCAGCAGCGCGGCCTGGCTGCTCAGCAACAAGCTGAACTACGCCTGGCTCTGGGCCGACCTGGACCTGCTGCCGGAGCCGGACCGGGCGCTGATCCGCCGGTACGTGCCGCACACCGTCGCGCTCACCGCCGACCAGCTCGACCGGGCGCTGGCCGAGCAGGCCGACCTGGTGGCGAAGCCGGCCGGCGGGTCGGCCGGGCACGGGGTGCTGATCGGGCCGGAGTGCAGCGCGGTGGCCTGGGCGGACGGGGTACGCGCCGCGATCGACGAGGGCGGTCACATCCTGCAGCGCTATCACGAGGCGGACCGGGTGGCGATGGACTTCGTGCAGATCGAGACCGGCGAGACGGTCACCGCCGAGGTCCCGTACAGCCTCGCCCCCTACCTGTTCGGCCGCACCGGCTCCGGCGCCCTGGCGCGGGTCGGCTACCCAGGCTGCGAGGGCATCCTGAACCTGGCCAGAGGCGTCCTCATGACCGGCATCCTGCTCACCGACTGACCCCGCCCCCGCCCCCGCCGCCGGCCCCCGCCCCGGTGATCATGAGGTTAGCGGTGCTCGACGTCTGATTTGTCGCCGTCAACCTCATGATCACCGGGGGTGGTGAAGAAGTCGGCGAGGGGGGTGATCAGGGTGGAGGGTGCGGCGGCGATGCCGTTGTGGGCGCTGCCGGGGATGCGCAGGGTGCGGGCGTGGGGCAGGACGGCGGCCAGCATGCCGTTGGTCTCGGTGAAGAACGGCGCGGCCTTGGCGCCGCTGATCAGCAGCGTCTCGGCGGTGATGCCGGCATACTGCTCGGCCGGTCCCTCGTACGCCTCGATCTGCCGCGACTCGGCGAGCGTCATCCCCACCAGCGCGCCCATCGTCCGCCCGACCTCGGTGCGCAGGAAGAGCCGCGTGATCGCCGTGCGGACCGCCAGCGGCAGCCGCGACGCGGGGTTCTGCGGGTCGACGGCCGCGGCCACGATCGCCATGGCCCGGGCGGTGTCGCCGGCCCGCACCGCCGCCTCGGCCGGGTCGAGGAACGCCATCGGAATGCCGCGACCGGCCAGCCGCAGCGGAGCGTCGTAGACCGCGATCCGCTCGAGCGGCAGCCGCAACGCGGCCCGCAGCACGACGAACGCGCCGTAGCTGTGCCCGACCGCCCAGCGGGCGCCGGTGTGCGCGAGCACCGCGCCCAGGTCGTCGACCTCCTGCTCCACCGTGTACGGCTCGCGGCGCGGCGGCGCGTCGGCCCGCCCTCGCCGGTTGTAGGCGTGCACGGTGAACCGATCGGCCAGCCGGGCGATCAACCGACGGTATTCCGTGATCGTCACCCCGCCGCCGTGCACCACCACCAGCCCTGGCCCGGTGCCGGTGGTGTGCAGGGCGATGGCCGCGCCGTCCGGTGCCGAGATTCGCTGCATGACCGTCTCCTCCGACTCTTCTAAACTGCGAACGCCGTTTGCAGTTTACAGTGGGAGAGGTGAGCGGCGCATCCACGAATTCGATCTGGAGCCGGCCGGTACGCGGCACCCGCGGCCCGACCCCCACGCACGGCCGGGACGAGATCGCCGCGGCCGGCGTCGAGCTGGCCGACGCCGGCGGT
The genomic region above belongs to Micromonospora sp. WMMD1128 and contains:
- a CDS encoding phytanoyl-CoA dioxygenase family protein, translating into MTTIDPGLTAEEEALLPSDDDVRHYAEHGWYLSKKLFTDDEVDDLVAATDRYYAGERDRRLPARPPKLAYWEPSKGDVQRHNDYVHHEHDGIARILRKPLIGAVAARLARATEIRIFQSTLIWKPPIAGEPSNIVPWHFDKHYWASSSSEDMLTAFIPFHDCGPEMGTITMVDGSHRWREIGADDTVVRHFADRDRDQLEAMLAENAAYNDAEIRKVPMVIPKGHMSFHHCRTYHGSGANVSGRPRRAVSLHLQDGANAWREYPLSDGTLAAYNHDVLVRRTHEGWPDYADPDYCPVIWRDRAQQGG
- a CDS encoding DUF3050 domain-containing protein yields the protein MSRYDWGKTHPGIERLERAVTERRDVVVKHPLYANLDTHEALVTFMEHHVFAVWDFMSLLKSLQRQLTCVTVPWIPTGPTGSRRLINDIVMVEESDELGTGYISHFELYVNGMTEAGADTTAVNSLVDLLRAGRPVGEALGAAGVPAASAAFAGTTWRIIETTPVHCQAAAFAFGREDLIPEMFTQVVAVNERSNRLNTFVDYLERHIEVDGEQHTPMAMQMLADLCGDDDTKWQECADTVNDALAARARLWDDILAAIKEGRPA
- a CDS encoding thiamine pyrophosphate-dependent dehydrogenase E1 component subunit alpha; translation: MTGSDPVALYRTVRLIRRFEERAIELVDAGEIVGGIHPYLGQEGIAAGVCAALRADDLVTGTHRGHGHVLAKGADPARMLAELCGRVTGLNRGRGGSMHAADFGVGVLGANAIVGAAGAILTGAVWERRRRGADVVGATFFGDGAVNEGMLLEAFNLAALWRVPVLFVCENNGYATTMPVAGAVAGTIAGRAAAFGLPATAVDGQDPETVRAASAAAVARMRAGGGPELVEAHTYRFDAHHTFEHRVRLDYRPPEEVAEGRSRDPVDIQGARLDPAVRAEVDATVEAVLAAAVDFALAGPHPDPATALDHLYASGLTARTGGG
- a CDS encoding transketolase C-terminal domain-containing protein gives rise to the protein MPRLSYRRALTRALADEMTRDESVLVLGEDIRVAAANVTTGLLKKFGPERVRDTPLSEQAFTSFATGAALAGARPVVEFQIPSLLFLVFEQIVNHAHKFPLMTGGQCAVPVTYLVPGSGSRTGWAGQHSDHPYALFAHAGVTTVVPATPADAYGLLVSAIRCDDPVVVFAPAGALDLREDVTDPAPVPLGRGVVRRPGDDVTVVAVGHLVHDALAVADELADQASVEVFDPRTVYPFDWDGLVDSVRRTGRLVVVDDGNRSCGIAGEIIATVVERVRLAAPPRRVTRPDGAVLPFAPALDRAVQPGRDQLTAAIQLTLKD
- a CDS encoding alpha/beta fold hydrolase, with protein sequence MQRISAPDGAAIALHTTGTGPGLVVVHGGGVTITEYRRLIARLADRFTVHAYNRRGRADAPPRREPYTVEQEVDDLGAVLAHTGARWAVGHSYGAFVVLRAALRLPLERIAVYDAPLRLAGRGIPMAFLDPAEAAVRAGDTARAMAIVAAAVDPQNPASRLPLAVRTAITRLFLRTEVGRTMGALVGMTLAESRQIEAYEGPAEQYAGITAETLLISGAKAAPFFTETNGMLAAVLPHARTLRIPGSAHNGIAAAPSTLITPLADFFTTPGDHEVDGDKSDVEHR